A window of the Cryptococcus neoformans var. neoformans B-3501A chromosome 9, whole genome shotgun sequence genome harbors these coding sequences:
- a CDS encoding hypothetical protein (Match to EST gb|CF186079.1|CF186079; HMMPfam hit to Transposase_21, Transposase family tnp2, score: -35.0, E(): 1e-11) encodes MRTLQQAQEGDASNNSVMPGEAEGTNGGAQGDGDAEMSEVSLRPTHTDISTPQSSIFVDHSPASVSNPAFQTFINNSLSRVQCQISVSDNEDDSAAPSVSGEHGTESEEELRDAQSHLDVGGRREDMESWDEQAVAREKREAGPRLYAMSEEDIDKIGLYSWKVDHNISRAAYNSLPDHANNIPFISLKEAQSLIDNYSDTLCDYYDMCKHSCLCFAGPYAKDQKCSKCGADRFDRNGKPFQRFLYIKIIPRLQKMYNHPSTKERLMYRDKSTREYDNSNIQDIFDGSMYRILLEKEIEYFADDRDIALSFSSDGFCPFDNGSGTCWPLVLFNLNLPPEERVHTREILSVGLIPGPKKPEDFDSFIYPLVEELLQLTVGVHTWDADLGSFFTLRAHLLYVSGDTPAVSMIMHMKGTGSFHPCRMCNATSFIRQAREVAAASSAAEKERLGQKHGIKGLSILEKLPTIDFPLSFPVNAMHNLFENILKLQVNLFSGAVKDLADEDFVLTTRQWAAVGEATAAAGATIPSSFAARPPDFVKNRQACTADTWSFWLQYIAPVLLDGLLESRFYKHFMRFLSLFRECLAYEMPRERLAGLKTDWIKWGVDFYRLYHENKPSHLHVCSAQVHSVFHFGLIIEMMGPIWVSWQFAMECYCGDLGRNLRNMRHPYASMSQRILAKSHLQHIANKYDLHWGGRGRVSDDEAPKRYETVLPSYAHYALSSPTNDAQGVIRHNLMNKLINTMTTQHDIPPTVELRALVSKGKLRVWNRVRVLNGGDSIRVSRMDTAEEDRRCASFVSYMVSIDWNRRHPTRHVEFEDHLCYGELLNLITIDLPHHPKSSDTPPVTLAFAHIKPAVSHKHRIGNHEWSYYKEYQAEEMVDLASVNELVGRVKSISKPGTTYIIDRGTPYSRVSLVFHHLPSSSSSSSSSSSSSSSSSSSSSSSSSSSSSSSSSSSSSSSSSSSSSSSSSSSSSSSSSSSSSSSPLSLIFLPTDLLSCSYPPSLPCYYLLYLCHGHSLLSPLFRFTSVLSRLFYIFSSFIVLSSSLFFV; translated from the exons atgaggaccCTACAACAAGCGCAAGAGGGGGATGCCAGTAACAATTCCGTCATGCCAGGGGAAGCAGAGGGAACTAATGGTGGAGCACAAGGGGACGGAGATGCAGAAATGTCTGAGGTGAGTCTTCGGCCAACGCACACTGACATTTCCACACCCCAGAGCAGCATCTTTGTCGACCATTCCCCAGCTTCAGTGTCCAATCCTGCTTTTCAGAcattcatcaacaacagtcTTTCCAGAGTGCAGTGCCAGATTTCAGTGTCGGACAACGAAGATGATTCAGCAGCGCCATCTGTTTCTGGAGAGCATGGCACTGAgtcagaggaagaattAAGGGATGCGCAGTCCCATCTAGACGTGggggggagaagggaggataTGGAATCATGGGATGAGCAGGCTGTCGCcagagaaaagagggaagcaGGTCCGAGAT TGTATGCAAtgagcgaagaagacattGATAAGATTGGCCTATATAGTTGGAAGGTCGATCACAACATCTCACGAGCTGCATACAACAGTCTTCCAGACCATGCCAACAATATACCGTTCATCTCCCTCAAAGAGGCACAGTCTCTAATCGACAATTATTCAGACACCCTTTGCGATTATTATGACATGTGCAAGCACTCTTGTCTTTGCTTCGCCGGCCCTTATGCTAAAGATCAGAAGTGCTCCAAGTGTGGTGCAGACAGATTCGACCGAAACGGGAAACCATTCCAAAGGTTTTTGTACATCAAGATTATTCCAAGGCTTCAGAAGATGTACAACCACCCATCAACAAAGGAAAGACTCATGTACCGAGACAAGAGCACCCGCGAATACGATAACTCCAATATCCAAGACATATTTGATGGGAGTATGTACAGAATACTcttggaaaaagagattgag TACTTTGCCGATGACAGAGATATTGCtctctcattctcatcgGATGGGTTCTGCCCATTTGACAATGGCTCAGGGACGTGTTGGCCTCTGGTGCTTTTCAATCTCAACCTACCACCAGAAGAAAGGGTCCATACCCGCGAGATACTGTCGGTGGGACTCATCCCAGGCCCTAAAAAGCCAGAAGATTTTGATTCTTTCATCTACCCATTAGTGGAGGAGCTTTTGCAACTCACAGTTGGAGTGCATACATGGGATGCCGATCTGGGAAGTTTTTTTACACTCAGGGCACATCTCCTTTATGTTTCAGGGGATACACCTGCTGTATCAATGATCATGCACATGAAGGGCACTGGAAGCTTCCACCCCTGTCGGATGTGCAATGCAACCTCA TTCATTCGCCAAGCCCGAGAGGTGGCTGCTGCATCTAGCGCAgctgagaaagaaagacTTGGGCAGAAACATGGTATCAAGGGTCTGTCCATCCTTGAAAAACTCCCCACTATCGactttcctctttcattcCCTGTCAATGCAATGCACAACCTTTTTGAGAACATCCTCAAACTTCAAGTTAACCTTTTCTCAGGGGCTGTCAAGGACTTGGCTGATGAGGACTTTGTCCTTACTACTCGTCAGTGGGCAGCTGTTGGCGAAgcaactgctgctgccggtGCGACAATCCCCTCATCATTTGCCGCTAGACCACCGGACTTCGTCAAGAATAGGCAGGCATGCACAGCTGACACATGGTCTTTTTGGCTGCAGTATATTGCACCGGTTTTGCTGGATGGATTACTTGAATCAAGGTTCTACAAGCATTTTATGCGGTTTTTGAGCCTTTTCAGAGAATGCCTGGCCTATGAGATGCCGAGGGAACGCCTTGCGGGTCTGAAGACAGACTGGATTAAGTGGGGTGTGGACTTTTACCG TCTCTACCATGAGAACAAGCCTAGCCATCTCCATGTTTGTTCGGCTCAGGTGCATTCAGTCTTTCACTTCGGTCTAATTATCGAGATGATGGGGCCCATTTGGGTATCGTGGCAGTTTGCAATGGAATGTTATTGTGGTGATCTTGGCCGAAATCTAAGGAATATGCGACACCCTTATGCTAGCATGTCCCAGCGGATTTTGGCCAAGAGTCATCTACAACACATTGCGAACAAATACGACCTTCACTGGggaggtagaggaagggtgagcgatgatgaagccCCTAAGCGGTATGAGACGGTCTTGCCGTCAT ATGCGCATTATGCTTTGTCCTCCCCGACCAATGACGCCCAAGGCGTCATCCGACACAACCTGATGAATAAGCTCATCAACACGATGACCACCCAACACGATATCCCACCGACTGTTGAGCTTAGAGCTTTAGTGTCAAAGGGAAAGTTGAGGGTGTGGAACCGTGTTCGAGTGTTGAATGGTGGCGATTCCATTCGTGTGTCGAGGATGGATACAGCTGAGGAGGACAGAAGGTGTGCCTCCTTTGTCTCG TATATGGTGTCTATCGACTGGAATAGGCGCCATCCAACCAGGCATGTCGAGTTTGAGGACCACCTATGTTATGGTGAGCTCCTGAACTTGATCACCATTGACCTCCCCCATCACCCGAAATCCTCCGACACCCCTCCTGTTACTCTCGCCTTCGCCCACATCAAACCAGCGGTGTCACATAAGCACCGTATTGGCAACCATGAATGGAGCTATTATAAAGAGTACcaggcggaggagatggtggatcTGGCCTCTGTCAATGAACTGGTTGGAAGGGTTAAGAGTATCTCAAAACCTGGCACGACCTATATAATTGACAGGGGCACGCCCTACAGCCGCGTGTCTTTGGT cttccatcatcttccatcatcttcatcttcatcttcatcttcatcttcatcttcatcttcatcttcatcttcatcttcatcttcatcttcatcttcatcttcatcttcatcttcatcttcatcttcatcttcatcttcatcttcatcttcatcttcatcttcatcttcatcttcatcttcatcttcatcttcatcttcatcttcacccttGTCACTTATATTCCTACCTACCGACTTGCTTTCCTGTAGCTACCCACCATCCCTTCCCTGTTACTATTTACTTTACCTCTGTCACGGccactctcttctttcgcctCTGTTCCGATTTACCTCAGTTTTGTCACGGCTCTTCTatattttttcttcatttaTCGTTCTCTCTTCtagcctcttctttgtttAG